The window AGTTAGGGCTGCCTCATATCTCAGGGTAGCATTGTAACGCTCAACATAATGATAGGCAATGTATATAACGCACCAGATAAAGAGGATGGTCATGTGGGTCAGGATGTTGAGCAGGGCCGGAGTTAAATCCAGGCCTGCTGCCAGGTTATCCTGCAGGTAGAGGGTTGCCAGCTGCAGGAAATCCACCAGAATACTCATGATCAGGATGGCCACAATAATGCGGGGCACCAGCCTGCCTGTGGAAAGCTTCAGCCACCTGCGCCTGTGTATCCATAGCCGGAAGACATGGGTAACCAGCATGGTATAGAGCACAGTAAGAAATACGCCTACAACCTGCTCCGGGCTGGTTCCATTCAGCAGTAAAAAGAAGATATTGATGATGCCATACAGCGACCAACCTCCTAATTGACAAATCCAGTAAACAGTATTGCGCGTCATGAGTCTTGAGCAAACAGAAATGTTATCTTAAATTTAATGCTTACCCCTCATATTTAAAAGCATATTGGTATGAGAGGCAATAGGATTGGCTGAATGGGAGAATAGATTGATGATCAATACTGTTGGCAGGAGTAGAACTAATCTGACCAGAGCCATACTCCGCTGCAGCTTACTGTGTTGGAGCCGGGGGGATCTCTCACACATTTGATCACCCCTAAGCGGCAGGTGGGTAGAGCAGCCTGTAATTGCTGATTCCTTACTACAAATAACTGTTAGATGAACGGAAGATGAACCCTTATAAATCAGCTGGAGAAAAGCAGGCTTTTTGGTGGTAATAATTTTCTCTTGTTACATTTAGTCATTAAAAAAGCATCTCCAGCCGGAGATGCCTTATTGATAAAATATGTGAAGAGGATTTACTACTTTTTTATCTCGTTAAATGTTTAGAAGCTGCTTTTAACAACACCAGCAAGTGCCGGGCTTAAACTAATATTGCTTTTTAGTTCCTAATATTACAATACAGGCTTTGAAGCATGCTTTTAGTCAATTTCAATCGATTTCGGCCATACTTTCGATATACTATGTTAGCAAGTTAATAATAAAATTAAGAAAATCCATTTTTTGCTAAATAAAAATTCTGATTAAAGGCATAAAGTCGAAATAAAATATTGCAAACGTTTGAAAAATTGCAATAAGCCTATTTTTCTTACATCATTGCTGAAGGTGCCAATGGAAGAAAAGCTGGATGTATACTCTCCTAAATACACCACCGATCTGGCGGTGGCCAGAAGATTGGGAGACAATGTAACCCTTACGCTTGGAGCCACCAATATTTTCGATGTTTATCCTGATGAGCAAAACCCAGCCTTTACCGGATCTGGCGGCCTGTGAGATCCTGTTCAAATGGGTTTTACCGGCACCTTTGGGTATGGCCATCTGCGCTTTCCAATAGATTAACGCCAGGTGCCATATTAAAAAAGAGTCTGTCAATTAATGGGAAGACTCTTTTTGTGTAATACATGATTTGTAAAATAACAAGACTAATATTCATAAGGATTCAAGAACACTGTAAAGGTAGAGCCAAGGCCGGGGCTGCTGCTTACTTCTATGTGTCCTCCGTTCTTGCTTACCATATTCTGCACCAGATGAAGGCCAATGCCCAGACCCTGCCCCTGCTGGGAAAGGCGCTTGAAAGGGCGGAACAGGTTTTTATTGTTTCGCTGCAGATCAATGCCAATACCATTATCCTGTACGCTAAGGCAGTAGTATTTTCCCTTCCACTCTCCTTTTACTTCAATATGAAGGCTGCGGCTATAATCACGGTACTTAATAGCATTATTGATTAAGTTGCGCAAAATGCTGTGTAAATATGGTTTTAGGTAGTAAAGCGGTTTTTCAAGTACAATCTTTTGCTGCAATTCCGCTTTGGCATCCTCAAGCATGTCGGAGAGTTCCTCTTTCACGGCTTCAAAAACCTTCAGGGGGTTTACAGATTGCACACGCAGCGCGCTATGTCCCTCCTGCATTTGCACAATCTCAACCAGGCCAATAATAGTATCATCCAGCCGATTCAGCAGGGGTTTAAAGTTTTCCAGTAGCTTTTCTTTTTTTTCTGGTTTTTCTTCACGCAGAAACATCTCGTGGAGCAGCTTCATATTGGCTACCGGTGAGCGTAAATCATGGGCGGCTGTATGCACAAACTGGTCCAGGTAATTGTTGATTTGCTGCAACTCATAGTTCTTTTGGGCCAGGGCTTCACTTTGCTGCTTTTGGTCGTGTATATCGGTGCAGGTGCCAAACCATTTTATAATATTGCCCTTTGCATCTCTTAAGGGAGTAGCCCTGGCTATAAACCAGCGGTAAATACCATCAAATCGCTTAAAGCGGTACTCCACCTGGTAGGTTTCTCCTGTAGCAAGGCAATGTTTCCAGTTTTCCTGTGTGCGTTGCACATCGTCGGGGTGCAGTGCCTGCGACCAGCCCTCGTCTTTAGACTGTTCAAAGCTACGCCCGGTGTATTCATACCAGCGCTGGTTAAAGTAATCGTGATCACCATTGGGCTTGGTAGACCAGACGATCTGGGGAATCATCTGGTTCAGGAGCTGATACTCCTGGACCAGCTTTGCCAGCTCAGTCCGGTTTTGCCTTTGTTCATGAACATCGGCACAGAAGCCATACCACTTGATCACCTGGCCTTCCTCGTTGCGTAGAGGCATGCCCCTGCAAAGGTGCCAGCGGTAACTACCATCGTGCCTGCGCAAACGGTATTCAACCTGATAGGGCTCTTCACTCTCCAGAGAGTGCTGCCAGGTTAACAGGGTTTCCTGCGCATCCTCGGGGTGAATAATATATTGCCAGCCCCAGTGCATGCTTTCTCCTATGCTAAGGCCGGTATAATCGTACCAGCGCTTATTGAAATAAGATACGTTGCCATTTGCTTCGGTAGTCCATATAATTTGAGGAACTATTTCAGCCATAAAAATAAAATCCCTGGCCTGCTGCAGTTCCTTTTGTGCCTGCTGCAGGTCGCTAATATTTTTAGAAACGGCAATCACTGAAATAACCTCACCCTCTGCGTTCTTTTCGGGTATAAAGCGGGTGTAATAGTCTTTGAGCACGCCATTGTTCTCGTAGGTGCTGATAAGGTCTACTTCCTGTCCGGAAGAAAGCGCCTGCCTTGCCTTCAGAAAATAACCTTCGGATATTTTACTGGCATTTGGTGCATCAAAAAGGTTTTTGCTGATGAGGGCCGCTGGCGCTACCTCAAGTTCATGCTCAACAGCAGAATTGGCAAAGAGCACCTGCATATCGGGCGAATAGCGCACAACAATGTCGGGGGTAGATTCTGCCAGCGTCCGGAAGCGCTCCTCGGAGTCGCGGAGCAGCACCTCCATCATTTTTTCTTTTGTGATATCTTTTGCCTTATACAGCACCCCTAAGAGTTGACCGTCTTTATTTTTCAGCGGAATAAAGTGAAGGCTGTAGGTAGTTGGCTGCAGGCTGGTGTGGCCAAAGGTTTCCTGCAGAGAAAACTCCTCTCCTGCCAGTGCTGTTTCCCAGATACGTTTTGCTTTTTCCTGCTCCCCGGGCAGATGTTCAAGTGTATCCAGCAGTTGGTCGCCAGGTGCTATATTGATAGCAAAAATACGGGCATATTCTTTTTTGTAAGCTTCATTAAAGGCGATATACCGCATGTCTTTGTCCAGCACTGCCAGCAGCTGATCGCTGATCCCGTTCATGAGGGCGTCCAGAATATCTGGCGACAGGGTAGTGGTTGTTAGTAGTTTTTGGCTGCTTAGCTGAATTTTGCCGGTTTCCAGTAGAAAAATATCCTGCTCCTGGCCTATTACTTCCAGGTAATAGCCACTTTCATTCGTTTGTGATTGAAATGAAAGTGGTGGTATTTTTTGCCCATCTTTGCCGGACTGGAATTTTTCCAGAAGCTCCAATGCCTGTTGCGGCTCAAGGGCACCTAATTCCCAAAGGTGTAAATGCGCATTTTCATTCAGCGCGGGCCACAATAAATCGGCTGCTTTATTGCATTTGTGTATCAGGCCATTACTGCCTACTAATAGCAGGGGCTTATCGTGTAAATTCAGCAGCTTATGTAGTAGGTGTGCCAAAGTGTTCAGATGACGAAAACAGGGTGCAGTATGCTTAAAACGTATTTTTACTAAGCTTGTTTCTTTATCAGGAATATATATACGCAACTGATTTTTCCTGTTTTTGCTTTTACGCTATTTTCAGTTGCTGTATCAAAAGATTCTGTTATCTTTTTTTAGGATATTCTTAACCCTGGCTGTATTCATGCCGCAAAAAAAAGATGTAGAAGTAAGGTTGTATTATGGTAGGCATAATGCCTTTAGGACAAATCCTGAGAGAGTTATAGGGTTTACAGTTCTTACCAATCTGCCGGTTTAGTGCCTGTTGATTTTTGTACAATGCCTCAGTGAATGGAAAATTAATGAAAAAAAATTATTTGTATTATTTTTAGGGGGTGATAGCAGTTATGGGTAATTGTATAGGTTTGATTTATAAAATATCTTTAAAAACTGCATTTTGAGCGACTGAGTTACATTTTAATGAGAAAAAGCAGGCGGTAATAAATCAGAGTCTAATAGTTTGTTTCTCTAAAATTTTAAAATTTGTTGAGAATTTTCTTATTTTCAGCAATAATTTGCCAAAAACAGATAATTATTTCCACTGTATAAACTTGTGCCTTTCTAGGAGCCTATAGCTCAGCCTTTTGAAGCCCTTTAACTTATGGCCAAACTAAAAAACATTATAAAGCAGCTCTCTGAGGGAGACTACGATAAGATCTATAATTCGCTAATGGAAAGCAGTGCTGAAAAGTCAGCCTATCTGTTAAAAGCCATGCGCGAAAAGCACGTTTCTGATAACAAAATCATGGACGAGCTGGATGTAAACACCAATGCGTACTACACCCTGCGCTCCCGCCTCAACCAAAAGATCGAGGAATATCTGCTACAGCAGATGGAGAACCCTCGCACTGATGTGTTGAAGAAAGTTGCGAACATCAACGAGGTAATTTTTACCAAGAAAAAAGCAATTGCGATCGCTACTCTTAAAAAGCTGGAGAAAGAATTGCTTGATTATGATCTGGCCAATGAGCTGACAGTTGTATACAAAACGCTGAAAAAACTGCACGTTCATTCGCCGGAGCACTTTACTTACTCACAGCAATACAACCAGCACGTAGCCTATATGCTGGCGGTAGATAAGGCCGAAGACCTGCTGGTGAATTACTTCCGCAAGTATGGAGAGTATACCTTAACTGGTGGCGAGATTGAAAAACTGGAGCTAACGCTGCTCACCAACGAGATGCACAATGTGTGCAGGCTTTATAATTCGCACAGGCTTTACATATACCAGAGCTGCCTGGGTGTTTTCCACCGGCTTTTTGTAGTACGCGACGAAAGCATGGAGCAGGAGCTGGAGCCTATCGAGGACATTCTGGACCGTATGCATGCGATCTTTGAAATGTATCACCTGGATACGATCTATTACCACCTGCGCCTGGTATACGAGTACCTGCGCCTGGAGTACTACAACTACTATAAAGTATACCGCAAGGCAGAGAACTTCTATGAGGAGGTGAACGAATCTACCGCACACCTGCTCACCAACTACAGCCTGTTTACCTATCCGCCGCAGTTCCTGCTTACCAAAGTTGAGCGACACCTGCGCATGGGAGATCCGGAGCGTATGTACGAGGAAAATGAGGTGCTCTTCCAGGATTTTGAAATCGACAAGGAAGACGTCTCCAAGTACATCACTTATGTTACTTACAGGGCTATTTCCTGCTACTATGCCGGCAAAACCGATGAAGCATCCCGCTGGATCAATAAGCTGCTGAACGACATCAGCCTTAAAAAGTACCCTTATGCTCAGCTGGAAATTAAAACCCTGCTGGCGCTGCAGTACTGCCTCATGAGCGATTATGATCTGTT of the Flammeovirgaceae bacterium 311 genome contains:
- a CDS encoding outer membrane receptor protein (COG1629 Outer membrane receptor proteins, mostly Fe transport) — translated: MEEKLDVYSPKYTTDLAVARRLGDNVTLTLGATNIFDVYPDEQNPAFTGSGGL
- a CDS encoding PAS/PAC sensor hybrid histidine kinase (COG2202 FOG: PAS/PAC domain); its protein translation is MRIYIPDKETSLVKIRFKHTAPCFRHLNTLAHLLHKLLNLHDKPLLLVGSNGLIHKCNKAADLLWPALNENAHLHLWELGALEPQQALELLEKFQSGKDGQKIPPLSFQSQTNESGYYLEVIGQEQDIFLLETGKIQLSSQKLLTTTTLSPDILDALMNGISDQLLAVLDKDMRYIAFNEAYKKEYARIFAINIAPGDQLLDTLEHLPGEQEKAKRIWETALAGEEFSLQETFGHTSLQPTTYSLHFIPLKNKDGQLLGVLYKAKDITKEKMMEVLLRDSEERFRTLAESTPDIVVRYSPDMQVLFANSAVEHELEVAPAALISKNLFDAPNASKISEGYFLKARQALSSGQEVDLISTYENNGVLKDYYTRFIPEKNAEGEVISVIAVSKNISDLQQAQKELQQARDFIFMAEIVPQIIWTTEANGNVSYFNKRWYDYTGLSIGESMHWGWQYIIHPEDAQETLLTWQHSLESEEPYQVEYRLRRHDGSYRWHLCRGMPLRNEEGQVIKWYGFCADVHEQRQNRTELAKLVQEYQLLNQMIPQIVWSTKPNGDHDYFNQRWYEYTGRSFEQSKDEGWSQALHPDDVQRTQENWKHCLATGETYQVEYRFKRFDGIYRWFIARATPLRDAKGNIIKWFGTCTDIHDQKQQSEALAQKNYELQQINNYLDQFVHTAAHDLRSPVANMKLLHEMFLREEKPEKKEKLLENFKPLLNRLDDTIIGLVEIVQMQEGHSALRVQSVNPLKVFEAVKEELSDMLEDAKAELQQKIVLEKPLYYLKPYLHSILRNLINNAIKYRDYSRSLHIEVKGEWKGKYYCLSVQDNGIGIDLQRNNKNLFRPFKRLSQQGQGLGIGLHLVQNMVSKNGGHIEVSSSPGLGSTFTVFLNPYEY